Proteins found in one Zea mays cultivar B73 chromosome 1, Zm-B73-REFERENCE-NAM-5.0, whole genome shotgun sequence genomic segment:
- the LOC100382444 gene encoding UDP-glycosyltransferase 73D1-like, protein MERATADPHFLLLPWQGAISHIIPMTDIGRLLASHGAAVTIITTPANALLVQSRVEDLAAALHRPHGHGAAGTITVTAIPFPAAEAGLPEGSERLDLLRSPADVPRFFHANRLFGEAVARYFRGEALPPRRRPSCVVAGMCHAWALGLARELRAPCYIFHGFGAFALLCVEYLYKHRPHEAVSSADELFSIPALPAFDCRVSRAQLPQHFAPSTSMGGGTLQEIREFDVAVDGVVVNSFEELEHGSCELLAAATGKTVVAVGPVSLCHQHPMTMTDDGGGGDRRVLEWLDTKETKSVVYVSFGSAGCMPPAQVVQLGMALASCAWPVVWVLKGADSMPDDVKEWLRESLDDKQCLLVRGWAPQVAILAHRAVGGFLTHCGWGSTLEAIAAGMPMATWPLFAEQFINERLVVDLLGVGVSVGVTKPTENILTASKLGADVEAEVGMEQVAKALERLMDQGSQGEHRRRKAQELKAKATGALQDGGSSYMNLEKLIVQSSVSRPNTCGV, encoded by the coding sequence ATGGAGAGAGCAACAGCGGACCCTCACTTCCTGCTGCTTCCATGGCAAGGAGCCATCAGCCACATCATCCCCATGACCGACATCGGCCGCCTCCTCGCCTCCCACGGCGCGGCGGTCACCATCATCACGACGCCCGCCAACGCGCTGCTCGTGCAGAGCCGCGTGGAAGACCTCGCCGCGGCACTGCACCGTCCGCACGGGCACGGCGCGGCAGGGACGATCACGGTCACCGCGATCCCGTTCCCAGCGGCGGAGGCCGGCCTGCCTGAGGGCAGCGAGAGGCTCGACCTCCTCCGGTCCCCAGCCGACGTGCCACGCTTCTTCCACGCCAACAGACTGTTCGGCGAGGCGGTGGCGCGCTACTTCCGCGGCGAGGCTctgccgccgcgccgccgcccgagctgcgtcgTCGCCGGGATGTGCCACGCGTGGGCGCTCGGCCTAGCGCGCGAGCTTCGCGCGCCGTGCTACATCTTCCACGGGTTCGGCGCGTTCGCCCTGCTCTGCGTCGAGTACCTCTACAAGCACAGGCCGCACGAGGCGGTTTCGTCGGCAGACGAGCTCTTCAGCATCCCGGCCCTGCCGGCGTTTGACTGCAGGGTCTCGCGCGCGCAGCTGCCGCAGCATTTCGCGCCATCCACTTCCATGGGCGGCGGGACGCTACAGGAGATACGGGAGTTCGACGTGGCAGTGGACGGCGTCGTGGTGAACAGCTTCGAGGAGCTCGAGCACGGCTCCTGCGAGCTTCTCGCGGCAGCGACCGGCAAGACCGTCGTCGCCGTCGGCCCCGTCTCGCTGTGCCATCAACATCCCATGACAATGAcagacgacggcggcggcggcgacaggCGGGTCCTGGAGTGGCTGGACACCAAGGAGACCAAGTCTGTGGTGTACGTCAGCTTCGGCAGTGCCGGGTGCATGCCACCCGCGCAGGTCGTGCAGCTAGGCATGGCTCTAGCGTCGTGCGCCTGGCCTGTTGTCTGGGTGCTCAAGGGCGCCGACTCCATGCCCGACGACGTCAAGGAGTGGTTGCGTGAGAGCTTGGACGACAAGCAGTGCTTGCTGGTGCGAGGCTGGGCTCCCCAGGTCGCCATCCTTGCTCACCGCGCCGTCGGCGGCTTCCTCACGCACTGCGGGTGGGGCTCGACTCTGGAGGCCATTGCCGCCGGCATGCCCATGGCCACCTGGCCGCTCTTCGCCGAGCAGTTTATCAATGAAAGGCTCGTCGTGGACCTGCTTGGTGTTGGGGTGTCTGTAGGCGTGACAAAGCCAACAGAAAACATCCTCACTGCCAGCAAGCTCGGAGCGGATGTCGAGGCGGAGGTGGGTATGGAACAAGTGGCGAAGGCCTTGGAGAGGCTGATGGATCAGGGTAGCCAAGGGGAACACAGGAGGAGGAAGGCTCAGGAGCTCAAGGCCAAGGCAACTGGAGCATTGCAGGATGGCggatcatcctacatgaatttggAGAAGCTGATAGTCCAATCTTCGGTTTCGAGACCGAATACATGTGGCGTTTAA